A genomic region of Phragmites australis chromosome 2, lpPhrAust1.1, whole genome shotgun sequence contains the following coding sequences:
- the LOC133900969 gene encoding uncharacterized protein LOC133900969 — protein MAARDLEMDAWINRYRSLAEGVVIMVCPVLLAIALNKVNLKIEEHGRVVPIIMLVVAAITLIAGICPFLICRLTGPPHTVTKCMASLSCTCLVVLACWIMRLIISDNWLYPAIGAVFGLCIVVSTVIYGRRNNAAPGNAGHYNIQENSLELSAGVTALLFLGLEGLALEGQNNVLKSTPDPLSKPMGASFIACVVGVWLMLLETNPAQISHDKISNLTKLFDIIMTSGICLVMFFIIDALMKIKALLLMAPPFLILMVHVFHLVFPPTVVNANNGREFKPASLELTKVTFTGFLAVSIPRIRNGSLNKCTHWFILLAASAIASGLVWRLFTHVRPVDNKVVATANIASFCTHLCIVIAAIPFAVMAGNALS, from the exons ATGGCTGCCAGAGATTTAGAGATG gatgcatggataaaCCGTTACCGTTCTTTGGCCGAAGGAGTGGTGATTATGGTCTGCCCGGTGCTTCTTGCAATTGCGCTCAACAAGGTTAACCTGAAGATCGAGGAACACGGTCGTGTAGTTCCAATCATCATGCTCGTGGTTGCAGCCATTACATTAATAGCCGGTATTTGCCCATTCCTCATCTGCCGTTTGACAGGACCGCCCCACACTGTGACCAAGTGTATGGCCTCCTTATCGTGTACGTGCTTAGTGGTACTTGCCTGCTGGATCATGCGTCTTATTATCTCTGACAACTGGTTATACCCTGCGATTGGCGCTGTATTTGGACTCTGCATCGTGGTCAGTACTGTCATCTACGGCCGTCGAAACAATGCTGCACCGGGAAATGCAGGACACTACAATATCCAGGAGAACTCACTAGAGCTCTCGGCTGGTGTAACTGCACTGCTGTTTCTGGGACTAGAAGGCTTGGCATTGGAAGGTCAAAATAACGTCCTTAAATCAACACCAGATCCTCTTAGCAAACCAATGGGCGCAAGCTTCATCGCTTGTGTTGTCGGCGTGTGGTTAATGCTCCTCGAGACGAACCCTGCTCAAATAAGTCACGACAAGATAAGCAACCTTACAAAGCTCTTTGATATCATCATGACTAGTGGCATCTGCTTGGTCATGTTCTTCATCATCGATGCACTCATGAAAATAAAAGCATTGCTTCTGATGGCACCTCCATTCCTGATTCTCATGGTTCATGTTTTCCATCTCGTCTTCCCCCCTACAGTCGTCAATGCTAACAATGGTAGAGAGTTCAAACCAGCATCGCTTGAACTAACCAAAGTGACGTTTACTGGATTCCTAGCGGTGTCGATACCAAGAATCAGGAATGGTTCGCTGAACAAGTGCACACATTGGTTCATACTCCTTGCTGCATCAGCTATTGCTTCAGGTCTGGTATGGAGGCTCTTTACGCATGTCAGGCCTGTAGACAACAAGGTCGTAGCAACTGCGAATATTGCTTCCTTCTGCACCCATCTTTGCATTGTAATTGCTGCAATTCCATTTGCTGTCATGGCCGGAAATGCTCTCTCTTGA